A DNA window from Chryseobacterium sp. MEBOG06 contains the following coding sequences:
- a CDS encoding group III truncated hemoglobin, with protein MKKLESREDIEYLVNSFYAKVVKDETIGFFFNDIAKVDWDKHLPKMYSFWESILFGQMTYKGNPMGVHFPINEIEAMEQKHFDKWLELWRTAIEENFAGENADMAIYKSENIAKLMAFKMELARRL; from the coding sequence ATGAAAAAACTCGAATCAAGAGAAGACATTGAGTACCTTGTCAACTCATTTTATGCAAAAGTTGTAAAGGATGAGACTATTGGATTCTTTTTTAATGATATTGCTAAAGTAGATTGGGACAAACATCTTCCTAAAATGTATTCTTTCTGGGAATCTATTCTTTTTGGACAAATGACTTATAAAGGAAATCCTATGGGAGTACATTTTCCCATCAATGAAATAGAAGCAATGGAACAGAAACACTTCGATAAGTGGCTGGAACTCTGGAGAACCGCTATTGAAGAAAATTTTGCAGGAGAAAATGCAGATATGGCTATTTACAAATCTGAGAATATTGCAAAATTAATGGCTTTCAAAATGGAACTGGCCAGAAGACTTTAA
- a CDS encoding ion channel: protein MTRGFRKKIRQINSENSGFGSSASGRFINKDGLPNVQRRGVNVFNRLSWYHTMLNLSSFQFISYLVIAYILINILFALIYYLIGVGHLTGIDKSDPLNEFIDVFFFSSQTFTTVGYGRIAPVGFLASLVATFEAFLGLLTFAIATGLFYGRFSRPRAYLRFSDIAVIAPFHGASALMFRLAPYKNNALTDADVILSAAIEVIENGAAKSNFYRLETHLGKINTLALNWTVVHKIDENSPFYGFSEDDFKNTDIELIVQVRAFDEVFSNTVVQRSSYVTGEIIYGARFVPMYYPNKDNLTTVLDLDKINDYQKEELPPWVRNNE from the coding sequence ATGACACGAGGATTCAGAAAAAAAATCCGTCAGATAAATTCTGAAAACAGCGGATTCGGAAGCAGTGCATCCGGAAGATTCATCAATAAAGACGGCCTTCCGAATGTTCAGCGAAGAGGAGTGAATGTCTTCAACAGGCTCAGCTGGTATCATACTATGCTGAATCTATCTTCATTTCAGTTTATTTCCTATCTGGTAATTGCCTACATTCTGATCAATATTCTTTTTGCTCTGATCTATTATCTTATTGGAGTAGGGCATTTGACGGGAATTGATAAAAGTGATCCGCTTAATGAGTTTATTGATGTGTTTTTCTTCAGTTCCCAGACGTTTACCACTGTTGGATATGGGAGAATTGCTCCGGTAGGATTTTTGGCAAGCCTGGTTGCTACTTTTGAAGCTTTTTTAGGATTGCTTACCTTTGCAATTGCTACCGGTCTTTTTTACGGGAGATTTTCGAGACCGAGAGCTTATCTGAGGTTTTCTGATATAGCAGTTATTGCGCCTTTTCATGGGGCTTCAGCATTGATGTTTAGGCTGGCGCCTTATAAAAATAATGCGCTTACTGATGCTGATGTTATTCTCTCAGCAGCCATTGAAGTGATAGAAAATGGTGCTGCCAAAAGTAACTTCTACAGACTGGAAACCCATCTGGGTAAGATTAATACCTTGGCACTTAATTGGACTGTTGTTCATAAAATTGATGAAAATTCACCATTTTACGGGTTTTCTGAGGATGATTTTAAAAATACGGATATTGAGCTCATTGTTCAGGTTCGCGCATTTGACGAAGTCTTTTCAAATACCGTTGTTCAGAGGTCGTCTTATGTGACGGGAGAAATTATTTACGGGGCCAGGTTTGTTCCGATGTACTACCCCAATAAAGATAATCTAACCACCGTTTTGGATCTGGATAAAATTAATGACTATCAAAAAGAAGAGTTACCGCCTTGGGTGAGAAATAATGAATAA
- a CDS encoding YkgJ family cysteine cluster protein translates to MNLDFYKKQALQKQKDHKKFLDGLKKKPPKNLDYAVQETHEEVFEKIDCLQCANCCKTTGPLYTEKDIERIAKHLRMKQADFEAKFLRVDEDNDKVLQNLPCFFLNTDNTCSIYEVRPKACREYPHTDRKKIYQINNLMLKNTVICPAAFEFVERMMKNVGK, encoded by the coding sequence ATGAATTTAGATTTTTATAAAAAACAGGCTTTACAAAAACAAAAAGATCATAAAAAATTTCTGGACGGACTGAAAAAGAAACCACCAAAGAATCTTGATTATGCAGTGCAGGAAACCCATGAAGAAGTTTTTGAAAAAATAGACTGTTTACAATGTGCTAACTGCTGTAAGACAACAGGTCCGCTCTATACTGAGAAAGATATTGAACGAATTGCTAAACATCTTCGAATGAAGCAGGCTGATTTTGAAGCCAAATTTTTAAGAGTAGATGAAGATAATGATAAAGTACTCCAAAATTTGCCTTGCTTTTTCCTGAATACCGATAATACCTGCTCTATCTATGAAGTAAGGCCCAAAGCCTGTAGAGAATATCCTCATACTGATCGTAAGAAGATCTATCAGATTAATAATTTGATGCTTAAAAATACAGTGATCTGTCCTGCAGCTTTTGAATTTGTAGAACGAATGATGAAGAATGTAGGGAAATAG
- a CDS encoding iron chaperone, which yields MKNTFSNINEYILLFPIEVQKKLTELREFIHSIHPQLEEYIGYQMPAFRYTGKPLIYFAGYKKHIGFYPGAEGIKNFEKNFEERKYKYSKGAVQFPMDEDFPLDLVDEIVQFRIKEIDQKKS from the coding sequence ATGAAAAATACTTTTTCCAATATTAATGAGTATATCCTTCTGTTTCCAATAGAGGTACAGAAAAAACTTACTGAATTGCGCGAATTCATTCATTCTATACATCCGCAACTGGAAGAATATATTGGATATCAGATGCCTGCTTTTAGATATACAGGAAAACCTTTGATTTATTTTGCAGGATACAAAAAACATATCGGCTTTTATCCCGGAGCGGAAGGAATCAAGAATTTTGAAAAAAATTTTGAAGAAAGAAAATACAAATACTCTAAAGGTGCAGTACAGTTTCCAATGGACGAGGACTTTCCTTTAGATCTGGTTGATGAAATTGTACAATTCAGGATAAAAGAAATTGACCAAAAAAAATCCTGA
- the gdhA gene encoding NADP-specific glutamate dehydrogenase: MEQYNIDQKIQEFIAKIEAKNPNEPEFLQAVKEVAVTVIPFIATKKEYTGMKLLERMAEAERIIIFRVPWVDDKGEIQVNRGFRIQMNSAIGPYKGGIRFHPTVNLSVLKFLAFEQVFKNSLTTLPMGGGKGGSDFDPQGKSDMEVMRFCQAFMTELCKHIGPETDVPAGDIGVGAREIGYLFGQYKKIRNEFTGVLTGKGLAYGGSLIRPEATGYGVVYFAEQMLKTIGENFQGKTVTVSGFGNVAWGVIKKATELGAKVVTLSGPDGYIYDKDGISGEKIDYLLELRASGNNRAEDYAKKYPSAEFHAGKRPWEVKCDVAFPSATQNELDLDDARKLVENGCMCVTEAANMPSTLDAINYFLDNKVLFSPGKASNAGGVATSGLEMTQNSIRLNWTSEEVDARLKEIMIGIHKACRDYGKDEDGYVNYVKGANIAGFVKVAEAMLAQGVV, translated from the coding sequence ATGGAACAATATAATATTGACCAGAAAATCCAAGAGTTTATTGCAAAAATTGAAGCAAAAAATCCTAACGAACCGGAGTTCTTACAGGCTGTAAAAGAAGTTGCCGTAACTGTAATTCCATTCATTGCTACCAAAAAAGAATATACCGGAATGAAGCTGCTTGAAAGAATGGCTGAAGCTGAAAGAATTATTATTTTCAGAGTTCCATGGGTTGATGATAAAGGAGAGATTCAGGTTAACAGAGGGTTTAGAATTCAAATGAACTCTGCTATTGGTCCTTACAAAGGAGGAATCCGCTTCCATCCTACTGTAAACTTATCTGTTCTTAAGTTCCTAGCTTTCGAGCAGGTATTCAAAAACTCTTTAACAACGCTTCCAATGGGAGGAGGTAAAGGAGGTTCAGATTTTGATCCACAAGGAAAATCTGATATGGAAGTAATGCGTTTCTGCCAGGCTTTCATGACAGAACTATGCAAGCATATTGGTCCTGAAACGGATGTACCTGCAGGAGATATTGGTGTAGGAGCAAGAGAGATCGGATACCTTTTTGGACAATATAAGAAAATCAGAAACGAATTTACCGGAGTTCTTACAGGAAAAGGACTTGCTTACGGAGGTTCATTGATCCGTCCTGAAGCTACAGGATACGGTGTTGTATATTTCGCTGAGCAGATGCTTAAAACGATTGGTGAGAACTTCCAAGGAAAAACAGTAACAGTATCAGGCTTCGGAAACGTGGCTTGGGGAGTTATCAAAAAAGCAACTGAGCTTGGAGCAAAAGTTGTAACCCTTTCTGGTCCTGATGGATACATCTATGACAAAGATGGTATAAGCGGAGAAAAGATTGATTATTTATTAGAACTTAGAGCCTCAGGAAACAACAGAGCTGAGGACTATGCTAAAAAATATCCATCTGCTGAATTCCATGCAGGAAAACGTCCTTGGGAAGTGAAGTGTGATGTAGCATTCCCATCTGCGACGCAGAACGAATTAGATTTAGATGATGCAAGAAAATTAGTTGAAAACGGATGTATGTGTGTAACTGAAGCTGCAAATATGCCTTCTACACTAGATGCAATCAACTATTTCTTAGACAATAAAGTATTATTCTCTCCTGGTAAAGCTTCCAATGCTGGAGGTGTTGCAACATCAGGATTAGAGATGACTCAAAACTCTATCCGTCTTAACTGGACTTCTGAAGAGGTAGACGCAAGATTAAAGGAAATCATGATTGGTATCCATAAAGCTTGTAGAGACTACGGAAAAGACGAAGACGGTTATGTAAACTACGTAAAGGGCGCAAATATTGCCGGCTTCGTAAAAGTAGCAGAAGCAATGCTGGCTCAAGGAGTTGTGTAA
- the dprA gene encoding DNA-processing protein DprA: MISEEYLYAIALRECSQIGDINFHKLVRTFGSAQEAWKSAKKEYKKLEGMGPKTVSDIGNQDYLKFAEEELKFCEKNNIIVRLRYLNEIPQLLKECADAPAVLYQKGHLDDSLQKVSIVGTRNMTVYGKKFIEDFFETSQSYHYISVSGLALGIDKEVHEQSIRNGKPTIAVLAHGFQFLYPAKNRNLSEKILQEGGALLTEFSSSRKPDRENFIQRNRIVAGISPATIVVETGFGGGSVSTAAFANDYNRDVFALPGKITDPYSQGCNQLIFHNKATAISTIKDLLSTLGFNKDQGKIEELFPHSETIIQLTENQNIIYQFIKENPRISLDDLAHTISIPSHKILPIILELELFGKVKSFSGRQFIAI; the protein is encoded by the coding sequence ATGATCTCCGAAGAATACCTATACGCAATAGCTCTCCGCGAGTGCAGCCAGATTGGTGACATCAATTTCCATAAACTTGTCCGTACTTTTGGAAGTGCCCAGGAAGCATGGAAGAGTGCAAAGAAAGAATATAAAAAACTGGAGGGAATGGGCCCCAAAACCGTTTCAGATATCGGAAATCAGGATTATTTGAAATTCGCAGAAGAAGAACTGAAATTTTGCGAAAAGAATAATATCATTGTCAGATTGAGATATCTGAACGAAATCCCACAACTTCTTAAAGAATGCGCCGACGCTCCGGCCGTACTCTACCAAAAAGGACATCTTGATGATTCACTGCAAAAAGTAAGCATTGTGGGTACGAGAAATATGACGGTGTATGGTAAAAAGTTTATTGAAGACTTTTTTGAAACCTCCCAGTCTTATCACTATATATCGGTAAGCGGTCTGGCACTCGGAATAGACAAAGAAGTCCATGAGCAGTCCATCCGAAATGGAAAACCTACAATAGCCGTTCTTGCTCATGGTTTTCAGTTTTTATATCCGGCAAAAAACAGAAACCTTTCAGAAAAGATTCTTCAGGAAGGAGGGGCATTACTTACGGAGTTCAGCTCTTCCAGAAAACCTGATCGGGAAAATTTTATTCAGCGAAACAGAATTGTGGCGGGAATCTCTCCTGCAACTATAGTAGTGGAAACCGGTTTTGGTGGCGGATCTGTAAGTACGGCAGCCTTTGCCAATGACTATAATCGGGATGTTTTTGCTCTTCCCGGGAAAATTACTGATCCTTACAGCCAAGGTTGTAATCAGTTGATTTTCCATAATAAAGCAACCGCTATTTCAACCATAAAAGATCTTCTCAGCACCCTTGGCTTTAACAAAGATCAGGGAAAAATAGAAGAGCTTTTCCCACATAGTGAAACTATAATACAATTAACTGAAAATCAAAATATAATATATCAGTTTATAAAAGAAAATCCACGGATTTCTCTGGACGATCTTGCCCACACAATTTCAATTCCTTCCCACAAAATATTACCGATTATTTTAGAATTAGAACTTTTCGGGAAAGTAAAATCATTTTCCGGGAGGCAATTTATTGCAATTTAA
- a CDS encoding rhomboid family intramembrane serine protease, with product MFKNVISKRAIIYPLLMLSAMWLGYFLQTLGFFASCFGAIIPLLPEGLLGIITSPLLHGNIDHIIGNSIPIAALMFLLYQFYPVVANKVFIIGWLATGLLVWLLPPVDILTGEYMYTCTIGASGVVYVLAFFLFFSGVFKWNTKLLTISMLVVLYYGSLIWGMLPEELFYNMEEPSKISWQAHLSGAVVGSIIAFAFKNVGEKKKKYIWEFPNYYSEKDDKLWQEYKENHPEDFLELPYKKRDDIWDHLDELRKK from the coding sequence ATGTTTAAAAATGTAATTTCCAAAAGAGCGATTATATACCCCCTGCTGATGCTTTCTGCAATGTGGCTCGGGTATTTTTTACAAACTCTGGGCTTTTTTGCAAGTTGCTTTGGAGCCATTATTCCTCTGCTCCCAGAAGGGTTGCTTGGTATTATAACATCTCCCCTTTTACACGGAAATATTGATCATATTATAGGTAACTCCATTCCAATTGCTGCTCTCATGTTTCTGCTTTATCAATTCTACCCTGTGGTGGCCAATAAGGTTTTTATTATTGGCTGGCTGGCTACCGGACTTTTGGTTTGGCTACTTCCTCCTGTTGATATCCTTACCGGTGAATATATGTATACCTGTACCATTGGTGCGAGTGGTGTAGTATATGTTCTTGCTTTTTTCCTTTTCTTCAGTGGGGTATTCAAATGGAACACAAAACTTCTTACCATATCCATGTTAGTTGTTCTCTATTATGGAAGTTTGATTTGGGGAATGCTTCCTGAGGAGCTATTTTATAATATGGAAGAGCCAAGTAAAATTTCATGGCAGGCACACCTCTCTGGAGCTGTAGTAGGCAGTATTATAGCTTTTGCGTTTAAAAATGTTGGAGAGAAAAAGAAAAAATATATTTGGGAATTCCCTAATTATTATAGTGAAAAAGACGATAAACTGTGGCAGGAATATAAAGAAAATCACCCTGAAGATTTCTTAGAACTTCCTTACAAAAAAAGAGATGATATCTGGGATCATTTGGATGAATTAAGGAAAAAGTAA
- a CDS encoding DUF3078 domain-containing protein — protein sequence MKKFLLILSFFTGMYVSAQQELKKDSVVVDTIKYWSVLGKNTLMINQAAFSNWVGGGANNVGWLAGINYNLTYEKDKDLWENIIVMGYGQNDTKGQGIRKTQDVINVSTNYGRKFLKSWYFSTGVGFQSQFAPGYEDGNNPEAKKISSFMAPGYLNVGMGITYRPNDDLTVTLRPTNARWTFVLDKSLQLAGSYGLKSDGDTSLLQFGFLGTAAYKLKIMQDIYLMNTASVFSNYLDHPDRLVLAYGAILNLKVNKYISSNITLDLLYDHNQIEKTQLKQTLGVGFAYTLANGVKRSERKDSQWWIKK from the coding sequence ATGAAGAAGTTTTTATTGATTCTTTCCTTTTTTACGGGGATGTATGTAAGTGCCCAACAAGAATTAAAAAAAGATTCCGTAGTAGTAGACACCATAAAATATTGGTCGGTACTGGGGAAAAACACCTTAATGATCAATCAGGCAGCCTTTTCGAATTGGGTAGGAGGAGGAGCCAACAACGTAGGATGGCTTGCCGGTATCAATTACAACCTGACATATGAAAAAGACAAAGACCTCTGGGAGAATATTATTGTGATGGGCTACGGACAGAACGATACCAAAGGACAGGGAATAAGAAAAACCCAGGATGTAATCAATGTATCAACCAACTACGGGCGGAAATTTTTGAAGAGCTGGTATTTCTCTACAGGGGTTGGCTTTCAGTCTCAGTTCGCTCCGGGATATGAGGATGGGAACAATCCTGAAGCAAAGAAAATCTCAAGTTTTATGGCTCCGGGTTATCTGAACGTCGGTATGGGTATTACCTACAGACCAAATGATGATCTTACTGTTACCTTACGTCCTACCAACGCGAGATGGACCTTTGTGCTGGATAAAAGCCTTCAGCTGGCAGGTAGCTATGGTCTGAAAAGTGATGGCGATACCTCTTTACTGCAGTTCGGTTTTCTGGGAACAGCAGCTTATAAATTGAAAATTATGCAGGATATTTACCTGATGAATACCGCATCTGTCTTTTCAAATTATCTGGATCATCCGGATAGATTGGTTCTTGCCTACGGTGCTATCTTAAACCTTAAAGTCAATAAATATATTTCATCCAATATAACACTTGATTTATTGTATGATCATAACCAGATTGAAAAAACTCAGTTAAAACAAACGCTGGGAGTTGGTTTTGCCTATACATTGGCGAATGGTGTAAAACGTTCTGAACGTAAAGACAGCCAATGGTGGATTAAGAAATAA
- a CDS encoding DUF3078 domain-containing protein yields the protein MKKLLLIAPVLLGALATAQETKTDTIKAWSIQGQNTLMLNQAAFSNWVGGGANNVGWLAGVNYNLTYERGKDLWENIIIMGYGQNNTQGTGVRKTQDVINLSTNYGREFAKNWYISAGMGLQTQFAPGYEDGNNPDAKKISNFFAPGYLNVGAGVTYRPNDNLTVTLRPANARWTFVLDKDLQTAGTYGLKNDGDSSLFQFGFLGTAMYKIKIMENINLTNTASVFSNYLDHPDRLVLAYGAILNMKINKYISSNITLDLLYDHNQIWKTQLKQTLGVGFAYNIDNGKKRSENKDNQNWLKK from the coding sequence ATGAAAAAACTTTTATTAATCGCTCCTGTTCTCTTGGGGGCGTTAGCCACTGCACAGGAAACTAAAACAGATACCATAAAAGCATGGTCTATTCAGGGACAAAATACATTAATGCTTAACCAGGCTGCCTTTTCAAATTGGGTAGGAGGGGGAGCCAACAACGTAGGATGGCTTGCCGGTGTCAATTACAACCTTACTTATGAAAGAGGTAAAGATCTTTGGGAAAATATTATTATTATGGGCTATGGGCAAAATAATACCCAGGGTACTGGTGTAAGAAAAACCCAGGATGTTATCAATCTTTCGACCAACTATGGTAGAGAATTTGCTAAAAATTGGTATATCTCAGCTGGAATGGGTCTTCAGACTCAGTTTGCGCCAGGATATGAGGATGGTAATAATCCTGATGCAAAAAAGATCTCCAATTTCTTTGCTCCGGGATATCTAAATGTAGGTGCTGGTGTTACTTACCGACCTAATGATAATTTGACAGTGACTTTACGTCCGGCTAACGCAAGGTGGACTTTTGTTCTGGATAAGGATCTTCAGACAGCGGGAACCTATGGTCTTAAAAATGATGGTGATTCTTCTCTTTTCCAGTTCGGTTTTCTGGGAACGGCTATGTATAAGATCAAAATCATGGAAAATATTAACCTGACCAATACAGCGTCTGTATTTTCAAATTATCTGGATCATCCGGATAGATTGGTTCTTGCCTACGGTGCTATCTTAAATATGAAAATCAATAAGTATATTTCTTCCAATATTACACTGGACCTACTCTATGACCATAATCAGATTTGGAAAACTCAGCTGAAACAGACATTGGGAGTCGGCTTTGCCTATAATATTGACAATGGAAAGAAACGTTCTGAGAACAAAGACAATCAAAACTGGTTAAAGAAATAA
- the sufD gene encoding Fe-S cluster assembly protein SufD: MALKEQIIENHNEFLESLRHRFLDDDRKAALQRFESLGFPTKKDEEYKYTNLKEISEKSYNFFPKESHNLTKEQFDELHLGEENFDWIVFVNGKLHKELSKVSIENVEFLSFNYALNDDKHKEVFEKYFNSIAVQDQAFTNLNLAYCKYGFFLKVPKNVVIEKPIHIFYISQNQEENTFYNTRNLLIVEEGAKVEVIESHHNFDSTYVLTNSVTEIFTSPNAKADWHKLQNDNNTSYLIDSTFAKQERDSLTTVNTFSFGGKLVRNNLDFIHNGSNINSFMNGITIIGKDQLVDHHTAVHHKFPNCESYQNYKGIFDGNAHGVFNGKVFVDKIAQKTNAYQQNNNVLLSEGASIDTKPQLEIFADDVKCSHGCTVGQLNEDALFYLRARGISKKEAQALLLYAFANDAMQNIDIEPLKEKISKLLAEKLQVDIEF; the protein is encoded by the coding sequence ATGGCATTAAAAGAACAAATTATAGAGAACCATAATGAATTTTTGGAGAGTCTTCGTCACAGATTTCTGGATGATGATAGAAAAGCGGCTCTTCAAAGGTTTGAAAGCCTTGGTTTTCCAACAAAAAAAGACGAAGAATATAAATACACCAATCTAAAGGAAATCTCGGAAAAAAGCTACAACTTCTTCCCGAAAGAAAGCCACAATCTTACGAAAGAGCAGTTTGATGAACTGCATCTGGGAGAGGAAAATTTTGATTGGATTGTTTTTGTAAACGGTAAGCTTCACAAAGAACTATCAAAAGTTTCAATTGAAAATGTAGAGTTCCTTTCATTCAATTATGCATTGAATGACGATAAGCATAAAGAAGTTTTTGAAAAATATTTCAACAGCATTGCTGTTCAGGATCAGGCTTTCACGAACTTAAACCTTGCTTACTGTAAATACGGTTTCTTTTTGAAGGTTCCTAAAAATGTAGTGATTGAAAAGCCGATCCACATTTTCTATATTTCTCAAAATCAGGAAGAAAACACCTTCTACAATACAAGAAACTTATTGATCGTAGAAGAAGGAGCAAAAGTAGAAGTCATTGAAAGCCATCACAATTTTGACAGTACTTATGTATTGACAAACTCGGTGACGGAAATCTTCACCTCTCCAAATGCAAAAGCAGACTGGCATAAACTTCAGAATGATAATAATACATCATATCTTATTGACAGCACTTTTGCCAAGCAGGAGAGAGACAGCTTAACAACTGTAAACACGTTCTCTTTCGGAGGTAAACTGGTAAGAAATAACCTGGATTTTATCCATAATGGTTCAAACATTAATTCTTTTATGAACGGAATTACCATTATTGGAAAAGATCAGCTGGTAGACCACCATACAGCTGTTCACCATAAATTCCCTAACTGTGAAAGTTATCAGAACTACAAAGGTATTTTTGACGGGAATGCACACGGAGTTTTCAACGGAAAAGTTTTTGTTGATAAAATTGCTCAGAAAACAAATGCTTATCAGCAGAACAACAACGTATTGCTGAGCGAAGGAGCCAGTATTGACACAAAACCTCAGTTGGAGATCTTTGCTGATGACGTAAAATGTTCTCACGGATGTACAGTAGGCCAGCTGAATGAAGATGCCCTGTTCTATCTGAGAGCAAGAGGAATCTCTAAAAAAGAAGCTCAGGCATTGCTTTTATATGCTTTTGCAAATGACGCTATGCAAAATATCGACATAGAGCCTCTAAAAGAAAAAATTTCAAAGCTATTGGCTGAGAAACTGCAAGTAGATATAGAATTTTAA
- the sufC gene encoding Fe-S cluster assembly ATPase SufC has translation MLQIKDLHAKIEDGAEILKGINLEIKPGEVHAIMGPNGAGKSTLSSVIAGKEDYEVTGGEILFEGENIIEDAPEDRAHKGIFLSFQYPVEIPGVSVTNFIKAALNETRKANGLGEMPAKEMLAMIRDKSEKLGIKKDFLSRSLNEGFSGGEKKRNEIFQMMMLNPKLAILDETDSGLDIDALRIVADGVNHFKNEGNAVLLITHYQRLLNYIQPDFVHVLADGKIIKTGDKSLALELEEKGYDWLLN, from the coding sequence ATGTTACAAATTAAAGACCTTCACGCCAAAATTGAAGATGGCGCAGAAATATTAAAAGGGATTAATCTTGAAATAAAACCAGGTGAAGTTCACGCTATCATGGGGCCAAACGGAGCTGGTAAATCTACCCTTTCTTCTGTAATCGCTGGAAAAGAGGATTACGAAGTGACTGGCGGAGAGATTCTTTTCGAAGGAGAAAACATCATTGAGGACGCTCCTGAAGACAGAGCTCATAAAGGGATCTTCCTTTCTTTCCAGTATCCAGTGGAAATTCCGGGAGTTTCTGTAACGAACTTTATCAAAGCTGCTTTAAATGAAACAAGAAAAGCAAACGGATTAGGAGAAATGCCTGCAAAAGAAATGCTTGCAATGATCCGTGACAAATCTGAAAAATTAGGAATCAAGAAAGATTTCCTTTCAAGATCATTGAACGAGGGATTCTCAGGAGGTGAAAAGAAAAGAAATGAGATCTTCCAGATGATGATGCTTAATCCCAAGTTGGCAATTCTTGATGAAACAGATTCAGGATTAGATATTGATGCATTAAGAATCGTTGCAGATGGTGTAAACCACTTTAAAAATGAAGGAAATGCAGTTCTTTTGATTACCCACTATCAGAGATTGCTTAACTATATTCAACCTGACTTCGTTCACGTTTTAGCAGATGGAAAAATCATCAAAACAGGTGACAAATCTTTAGCGTTAGAACTTGAAGAGAAAGGTTACGACTGGCTGCTTAACTAA
- the uraH gene encoding hydroxyisourate hydrolase, with amino-acid sequence MKKFLLAFFGLIFLSFSAQEKTGFQLSSHILDISQGQPAGRVEIELEKYNETTQKWVSIGKKQTDNNGRVSDFLPYQKAGNNGKYKLVFFIEDYYKHKNIESFYPSIEVIFRIKDNEHYHVPITLSPFGYSTYRGS; translated from the coding sequence ATGAAAAAATTCTTACTGGCCTTTTTTGGATTAATTTTTCTAAGCTTTTCAGCTCAGGAAAAGACAGGATTTCAACTTTCAAGTCATATTCTTGATATTTCACAGGGACAACCTGCCGGAAGGGTAGAAATAGAACTGGAAAAATATAATGAAACTACTCAAAAGTGGGTTTCTATAGGTAAAAAGCAAACTGATAATAATGGCAGGGTTTCAGATTTTTTACCTTATCAAAAAGCCGGTAATAATGGGAAATACAAGCTTGTATTTTTCATAGAAGATTATTACAAACATAAAAATATAGAAAGCTTCTATCCATCAATTGAGGTAATATTCCGGATAAAAGACAACGAGCATTATCATGTTCCGATTACTTTATCACCTTTCGGATATTCCACATATAGGGGAAGCTAA